One genomic region from Lepisosteus oculatus isolate fLepOcu1 chromosome 20, fLepOcu1.hap2, whole genome shotgun sequence encodes:
- the LOC107080034 gene encoding leucine-rich repeat-containing protein 36-like — MSLRQNEENIQSIVKETGSTQTDTNYPAEAASWNPEFKNKVRWSSGLTFHCVFKEKPSSSGQPDGTLSSSPHSHAQSTVEHSLRDVKHHRVQDLQFSTEFKCSDFEEEYRPLPSPTRSSLRSPGKSPCRPKEGMRVTFADSHIEKEVASSRCSPQINRRTAGLRSPTANGQETTGAEGTQTGRAAPAGRGSRASDSCAVPHSACSSLTHHTITVVEPGASGVNKPLSDLYGSMHLEDAASSRCFSEGLSPRRGSSVDRLNESSPLRPLGAPQCSSRLGTLHGRSALYTRMPCSVTLPAEIRRTNSLSSRQSELKNKEDSVVAGCNSLALQSPQTDPDRSSILWRLLDLVDRHWNGTRSLHLNHCFLASAHDLLRSLSSPLCAECQRGRSRDEPDQECCAGRGAGQNSWTSGLDHTELQQLRHKLTITQQQLELLKKRLSSVLKENNSLRTQISSTQVSALSATGENKLQEAYRGLRERVGTVSEKITQSHKLEEALCLLRDSHRSLVSTNDYLLKQLERGSSGQDLDHVQSCLTSDLSRASNGLQSSSSQHTLPSPSQ, encoded by the exons ATGTCACTCAGGCAGAATGAGGAAAACATTCAGTCCATTGTGAAGGAGACGGGGAG CACCCAGACAGACACCAACTATCCAGCTGAAGCAGCAAGCTGGAATCCTGAGTTTAAGAACAAAGTCAGATGGAGTTCTGGGCTAACGTTTCATTGTG TGTTCAAGGAGAAACCCAGCAGCTCTGGGCAGCCAGATGGGACCCTGAGCTCCTCACCACATTCCCACGCACAGAGCACTGTAGAGCACAGCCTGAGAGATGTGAAACATCACAGG GTACAGGACTTGCAATTTTCTACTGAATTTAAGTGCAGTGATTTTGAAGAGG AGTACCGGCCTCTGCCCTCACCCACCCGCTCCTCTCTGCGGTCTCCAGGTAAGTCGCCCTGCAGACCAAAGGAGGGGATGCGGGTGACCTTCGCTGACAGCCACATAGAGAAGGAGGTGGCTTCTTCCAGGTGTTCCCCCCAGATCAACAGGAGGACAGCGGGCCTCCGGTCACCCACTGCAAATGGACAGGAGACCACGGGGGCTGAGGGCACTCAGACAGGAAGAGCTGCCCCTGCTGGCAGAGGATCCAGGGCTTCTGACAGCTGTGCTGTACCGCACTCTGCCTGCAGCTCCCTGACGCACCACACTATTACTGTGGTAGAGCCAGGTGCCAGCGGAGTGAACAAACCACTCTCAG ACCTGTACGGTTCCATGCACCTAGAGGATGCGGCTTcttccaggtgtttttctgaagGGTTGTCCCCGAGACGAGGCTCCTCTGTGGACAGATTGAACGAATCGTCACCCCTCAGGCCTCTTGGTGCCCCTCAGTGCAGCTCTCGTCTTGGCACACTGCATGGCCGATCAGCACTCTACACCCGTATGCCATGCTCTGTCACACTCCCAGCAGAAATCAGACGGACCAATAGTCTCAGTAGTCGGCAGTCTGAATTAAAGAATAAAGAG GATTCTGTGGTGGCAGGGTGTAATTCCCTGGCCCTGCAGAGCCCCCAGACTGACCCTGACCGTTCCTCCATCCTCTGGCGGCTGCTGGACCTGGTGGACCGCCACTGGAATGGAACCCGGTCGCTGCACCTGAACCACTGTTTCCTTG CCTCTGCTCATGACCTGCTGCGCAGTCTGTCTTCACCACTGTGTGCAGAGTGCCAGCGAGGCAGGAGCCGGGATGAGCCAGACCAGGAATGCTGTGCGGGGAGAGGAGCAGGACAGAACAGCTGGACCAGCGGTCTGGACCACACTGAGCTACAGCAGCTCAGACACAAGTTGACCATCACTCAGCAGCAGCTG gaGTTGCTGAAGAAGAGGctgtccagtgtgctgaaagagAATAACAGCTTGCGAACTCAGATCAGCAGCACCCAAGTTTCTGCCTTGTCTGCAACTGGAGAGA ACAAGCTTCAGGAAGCATACAGAGGGCTTAGAGAGCGCGTGGGAACCGTGAGCGAAAAGATAACTCAATCCCACAAGCTGGAGGAGGCACTGTGCCTGCTGCGAGACAGCCACAG ATCTCTGGTGTCCACAAATGACTACctgttaaagcagctggaaagagGGAGCTCTGGGCAGGATTTAGACCATGTTCAGTCCTGTTTGACCTCTGACCTCAGCAGAGCATCTAATGGACTGCAGTCCTCCTCTTCACAGCACACATTACCCTCGCCAAGTCAATGA
- the tppp3 gene encoding tubulin polymerization-promoting protein family member 3, giving the protein MAESTDMALLQEAFRKFAIHGDTKATGKEMNGKNWAKLCKDCKIIDGKHVTSTDVDIVFTKVKAKTARVITYDEFHKALEELAPKKFKGQSNEEALKSVYKLIEGKEPANVGVTKTTKTGAVDRLTDTSKYTGSHKERFDESGKGKGKSGREDLVEKTGYVGAYKNAGTFDEKTKAK; this is encoded by the exons ATGGCTGAAAGCACTGACATGGCCCTGCTGCAGGAGGCCTTCAGGAAATTCGCCATTCATGGGGATACCAAGGCCACAGGCAAGGAGATGAATGGCAAGAACTGGGCCAAGCTGTGCAAGGACTGCAAAATCATCGATGGCAAACACGTCACCAGCACAGATGTCGATATCGTCTTCACCAAAGTGAA GGCAAAGACAGCCCGGGTCATCACCTATGACGAGTTCCACAAAGCCCTGGAAGAGTTGGCCCCCAAGAAGTTCAAAGGTCAGAGCAACGAGGAGGCACTGAAGTCCGTCTATAAACTGATCGAGGGCAAGGAGCCAGCCAATGTGGGGGTGACG AAAACGACAAAGACAGGCGCCGTGGACAGGCTGACAGACACTTCGAAGTACACGGGCTCCCACAAGGAGCGCTTCGACGAGAGTGGAAAGGGAAAGGGCAAGAGCGGCCGTGAGGACCTGGTGGAGAAAACGGGCTACGTGGGCGCGTACAAGAACGCAGGCACCTTCGACGAGAAGACCAAGGCCAAGTAG